CCGTTACACCTTCGGCAAGGAAGGCGATGCGCACCTGCTTCTCGACCTTGCCCACGGTTATCAGGACAACCCGAAGGAGCCGTGCCGGGTGACCGATGCCGAAGTGCGTGTCGTCGGCAACGACACGATCGTCGGCGGCCGTCGCGTATGGCAGTGGGCATCGGGCCGCGTCATCTACTTCGCCATGAAGCTGTCGCGCCCCGCGTCGTCGATCACGCTGTACGACGAAGACAAGGCACTGCCGGCCGGCACCACGGAAGCCAAGGGCAACCACCTGAAGGCCGCCGTGCACCTGGACAAGGCCAGCAGCGAACCGCTGCTGGTGAAGGTCGGTATCTCCGGCGTCGATATCGACGGCGCCATGCGCAACCTCGATGGCGAAATCCCGGCATGGGATTTCGATGGCGTGCGCGCCTCGGCCGAGGCCGAGTGGGCGGGTGAGCTGTCGAAGATCCAGATCGACAGCACGTCGGACAAGATCAAGCGCACGTTCTACAGCTCGCTGTACCACACCATGCTGGCACCCACCGTGTTCAGCGATATCGATGGCCGTTACCGCGGCATGGACAAAGCCGTGCACACGCTGCCGGCCGATCGCCACAACTACAGCACGTATTCGCTGTGGGATACCTATCGCGCTGCACACCCGCTGTACACGCTGTACCAGCCGGACCGCGTGCCCGACCTGGTCGACGGTATCGTCCGCCTGGCCGCCGAGAGCCCGAGTGGCGCACCGGTGTGGCCGCTGCAGGGTATCGAGACCGTGTGCATGATCGGCTATCACTCGGCCGTGGTCGTCGCCGAGGCGCAGGCCAAGGGCTTCACCGGCATCGATTACCAGAAGGGCTGGCCGGTGTTCCGCCGCCGCGCCATGCAGGATGATTACTTCGGCCTGCCGTACTACCGCGCCAAGGGCTATATCCCCAGCGACAAGGAAGGCGAGGCAGTCAGCAAGACCCTCGAATACGCCTACGACGACTGGGCGATGGCCAGCATGGCCGAGCACCTGGGCCACGCCGACGAGGCCAAGGCACTGCGTGCGCGCTCGCAGAACTACCGCAACGTGTTCGACAAGGACACGCAGTTCATGCGCCCGAAGGGCGATGACGGTCAGTGGCTGCAGCCGTTCGATCCGATCTCCATTGGCCACTCGAAGAAGTGGCGCGACTTCACCGAATCGAACGCCTGGCAGGCGACGTTCCTGAACCAGCACGACGTGTACAACTACATGGACCTGTTCGGCGGCGTGCAGGGCTTCGAAAAGAAGCTGGATGCCCTGTTCAACGCCAACCCGACCCTGCCCGATAACGCCCCGCCGGATATCGCCGGCATGGTCGGCCAGTGCGCATTCGGCAACGAGCCGTGCCACCACATGCCGTACCTCTATGCGTACACCGGCTCGCACCACAAGACGGCCGCCAAGGTCCGCCTCATGCTGGATACGATGTACCTGCCGGAGCCGGATGGCCTGCCGGGTAACGAGGATTGCGGCCAGATGAGCGCCTGGTACGTCATGAGCGCCATGGGCCTGTACGCGGTGGACCCGATCAGCACGAACTACGTGTTCGGCAGCCCCATCCTCGATCGCGCCCAGGTCCATGTCGGCGGCGGCAAGGTGCTGACGATCGAGACCCAGGGTAACGGCGACGGCAAGCCGTACATCCAGTCCGTGACCTGGAACGGCCAGCCCTGGACGAAGACCTGGATCAGCCACAAGGACCTCACCGCCGGCGGCACCCTGGTGTTCACGATGGGCGCCGAGCCGAACGAGGCCTACGGCAAGGCGCCGGAAGACCGCCCGCCGAGCTTTGGCGCGTTGGCCAAAGCCTGATCTGAGAGCAAGGGGCGGGCACATGCCCGCCCCGCCACCTCTGACCTGCGGCGCCGCACAACGAAGACCTGTAGCAAGAACTTGCGGCTTTCGGTAAGGTCTTCCGCGGACCGTCAGGGAGGGCGAGGATTCCCCCGCCACGGATGACGGTACGGGGGAACAGCCGGGATGAACAGGACGTACCAGCTTGTCTGGAACGCGGCGCTGCGCGTCGTGCAGGTGGCATCGGAAGCGACAAAAGCACGCCGCCCCGTGCATTTGCGGCGGTCGCGTCGTTCCGCCATGGCCGTTACCGCACTAGCGGTGGCGCTTTCCGCCGCCCTTGGCAATCCCGCCAGCGCACAGGCGGTTTTGCCTGCGGACCCCTCGATCCAGGCCGGCAACGCGGCTTTCGACGACAGCGCCCCCAACCTGCTGGTCGTCGCTCAGTTAAGCCCCGATCTGGCCGTGGACTGGAGTTCGTTTTCCATCGGAGCGGGCGGGACGCTACGTTTCATCCAGGCCATGGGCCAATCGTCCACGCATGTGGTCAGCGGTAACACCGTCTCACGGCTCGATGGCCGCTGGGAAGCGGGTGGGGATGTTTCCCTCGGTAACGATAACGGCATCGTTTTCACGGGCGCGTACCAGTCGCCTGGTGGCGCGTTGCACCTTACGACCGCACAGACGTTTGCCATGCTTCCCGGCGCATCCATCGATGTCCACGGTGCAGGTGCGGCGGCCGGCGGCGATGTGTGGCTGCAGGGAGATCGTTACCTCGAGGTGTCCGGCCATATCGACGTGAGCGGTTCGACGCCGGCGAGGCGCGGCACCTTGCATCTGGCAACCGGCCAGGACCTGCAACTGGTGACGACCATTGATTCCCATCTGCTCCCCGATGGTACGTACGGCGGCTCGGGCATGGGGCAGGTGGCCGCGGCGACCATCACCGGTGCGGGTGGCCACGTCGATATCGACAGCGGTGCATCGCTGTGGATGCGGGGGAGCGTGCATGTCGCCGGCAAGGCCAACCTGTATTCCACCGACGTCATGTGGTTCGAAGCGCCTTTCATCGCAGACGGCGACATCACGCTTTCATCCGCTCGCTCGATCTCCTCCAGCTCGTCGGGATCCATCACGACATCCGGCGATCTGATCCTCAGGGCCCCTACCGTCACACTTGAAGCGCCGGTGACGGCGAACCGCCTGGTCCTTGATACGCCCGCAAACGCGAGCGTGGGGTTTGTCACCGGCCCTCTCATCGTGAACACCATGACCGGAACGGTCGATGGCGGGTTGCACATATCGGGCGGCCCCTACAGCGATGCCAACCGCATTGGCCTGGTCGATCACCTGGCCGTCGCCGGGACTTTCGCCATGTCCAACACGGTGGACACGACGATTCGCGATACCTTGGTGGGCAGCTTCGCCCGCATCGACGCCCCCGGGCATGATATCGACGCCACCGGCCCCGGTAACGTATTCACCGGGGCCTTCGCCGCACAGGCGCGCGATCTCCAGTTGGCCTCGCGCGCCCCGATACGGCTCGATGGGCTGGATGTACGTAACGCCACGGTGGTGTCCGATGACGCCATTTACCTGGGCACGAGGAATGCAGCCACGGGCTCCATCTCGCTCTCGGCCAACGGGGACGTGCGGCAGGATCAGATCGTCACGCTCACCGTGGGGGGTGACCTCTCGATCGATGCGAATGGACATGACATCGATCTGGGCGGATGGACCCAGCCAACGAGCTCGCAGGTCAACCAGGTCGGCGGCCTGGTGAACCTCGACGGCGATCACGTCCGTTACGCCTCATTCACTTCGCCAACCCGGCTTGGCCGGATTGATGCTGCATCGAACCTGTCGCTGATTGGCGTGGGCGATTTCGATCCGCGCGCTTACATCGCCATGGGCCAGGTAACCACGCCGGCCACCCAACTGCTCAACACCCGCCTGTGGATCGGTAACGGCGGTACGACAGGATCGCTCGCGGGCGACATCCGGCTGGATAACAGCAGCCTGCTTTTCAATCGCAGCGATCGCGCGGTGTTCGCCGGCGATGTGAGTGGCAATGGGCTGGTAACGCAAGCCGGTGCTGGTACGCTTGCACTGAACGGGCACGGTAGCAACGCGGCCGGTGTTCGAGCGGCGTGGGGCACGCTACTGGTGGGCGATGCGGCCCACGCATCCGCGGTACAGGATGGCCCGGTGTCCGTGGCTGGCGCCGCCACGCTCGGGGGCACCGGGCGAATCGCCGGTGCCGTCACCGTGGAAACCAACGGCACGCTTGCGCCGGGCGACGGTATCGGTACCTTGCATGTCGGCTCACTGCTCATGCGCAACGGCGGCCGTTTGCTGATGGATGTGGGCACGCCGGGGCCGAACTTCGCGACGCCGGGCAGTGCGGATGCCGTGCAGGTGGATGGCGACGTGCGGTTCGAAGGTAGCGTGGCGCTTAACGTAGCCAACGCGGGCAACATGGGCGCGGGTCTTTACAGGATCCTTTCCTGGGGCGGCCAGCTCGATGAATCCGCAGGCCAGCTGACACTGGTGGCCCAGCCGTCCGGCGCGCAGATGTGGCTCGCGCGCGATGTGATAAACCGGCGGATCGATCTATTCAATGCCCAGGGCATGACCCTGCAGTTCTGGAATGCCGATGGTCAAAAGCACGGGTTGCGTGGCGGCGGTGGCCCTGGCGTGTGGTCATTGACGGCGCCCAACTGGAGTGACGTCGATGCACTGGTGACCGGGCCCATGTTGCCTCAGCCAGGTTTCGCTATCTTCGATGGCGATGCGAACCTGGTGACGGTCGACGATGGCGCCGGCCAGGTCAGCACGAAAGGTATCCAATTCGGTAGCTCGGGCTGGATCGTGAGCGGCGACAAGCTGGCGCTGGTCGCCGATGCCAATGGCCAGACCGTCGTGCGCGTTGGCGATGGCAGCACGACCAGCAGCTACATGTATGCCAGCATCCTTTCCGGCTTGACCGGCAACACGCGGCTCGTCAAAGCGGATTACGGCACGCTGGCGCTCAACGGTGTCAACACATGGACCGGCGGCTTGACGATTTCGGGAGGTCGCCTCGAAACCTGGGCGGACTATGCGCTGGGCGCTCCCAGGGGCGATATCACGCTCGATGGCGGCACTCTTGCGATCGAGTCGTGGGGCTGGGGGCCGCTCGCGCGAGATATCCGTCTCGACGCACGAGCGTTGGCCGGTGGCATCGACATTACTGACCCGACCAACAGCCTGACGATCGCCCGCCCGATCACGGGGACGGGAGGCCTGCATAAGATGGGGCCCGGTACGCTGGTGCTCGCCGCCGCCAATACGTATGTCGGCCCCACGGTGGTGAGTGAAGGCACGCTGGTCGGCGATGCCGCATCGATTCGTGGCGACATCACGAACGACGGCACGATCATCATCGCCCAGGAGGGTATCGGCCGCACCACGGGTGATACCGATGGCAATGGAACGTTCATCAAGACGGGCTCTGGTAGCTTCGGGATGGAAGGACAGAGCTTGTTCACAGGTAACACCGTGATCGAGGAAGGCACGCTGCAGGTCGGATCGCCGGCCGCTGTCTCCGGCGTGGCGCCGGGCCTGCTCGGCGGCAATGTGTATGTGGCCAGCCGGGCTGTTCTCTCCGGTACCGGCACGGTCCTTGGCGATGTCCTCAGCCATGGCTACATCATGCCGGGCGATGTGTTGCACGGCCAGGCAACGGGCCGGCTCATCATCGCAGGTGATGTCACGTTCAGCGCCGACAGCACCCTGGCCATCATGGCGCGCACGGACAGTGCCAGCTCCCTTGCCGTCGGTGGGCATGCCACGATCGAGCAAGGGGCCCGGCTCGTCATCGACGCGCAGGGGGCCCAATGGGTGGCTGATACAAAATACGATGTGTTGACCGCCGCCGGTGGTACGACCGGCACCTTTGCATCCATCAACGGCAATTTTGCCTTCCTCAATACGCTTATCGCGTATAGCGAGAGTGGCAACATCAGCCTCATCCTTCGGCGTAACGCGGCGGCGCTGGAGGATGCGGCGGTCACCCCTAATCAGCGTGCCGTCGCCGTTGCCGCAGGCGTGCTGGGCGCGGGGTCCGCAGTCTACGACCGCCTGGTGGCCCTGGATGCCGCCTCGGCACGCACGGCGTTCACGTCGCTCTCCGGCACGCTGCATGCCAGCGCGCAGGGCGCGGTGGTGGATAACCAGCGCCAGGTACGCGATGCAGTGACCCGCCACCTGGCCGATGCCGACCTGCCCGGCGGGCAGCGTGCCGATGAGGGCCGCGTGTCCACGTGGGTCAGCGTGCTCGGCCGCGATGCGGATTACGATGGTGATGCCAATGCCGCGAAGGTCGATACGAGTGACAGCGGCGTGCTGTTTGGCGCGGACCTAGCCGTAGGGGAGGGCGGCCGCATCGGCGCCGTGCTTGGCCACGTCACGCAGAACATCCACGAGCGTTCGTCG
Above is a genomic segment from Luteibacter aegosomatissinici containing:
- a CDS encoding GH92 family glycosyl hydrolase, encoding MVTRRRFLQGMAAATAVGQLGSLSAMAAGVKHGLEAPTTGGGTAPDGVLRYVDVFVGTGGHGHTYPGATRPFGMVQLSPDTYNAEWDGSSGYHQGDGSIMGFSHTHLSGTGAADMLDFLVMPTMGPVLLQPGDRDYDGVNYVSRFDAKKVSGEKAPKGYKTGVKGYRSHYTGEQAHPGYYRVKLTQHDILAELTATLRAGIHRYTFGKEGDAHLLLDLAHGYQDNPKEPCRVTDAEVRVVGNDTIVGGRRVWQWASGRVIYFAMKLSRPASSITLYDEDKALPAGTTEAKGNHLKAAVHLDKASSEPLLVKVGISGVDIDGAMRNLDGEIPAWDFDGVRASAEAEWAGELSKIQIDSTSDKIKRTFYSSLYHTMLAPTVFSDIDGRYRGMDKAVHTLPADRHNYSTYSLWDTYRAAHPLYTLYQPDRVPDLVDGIVRLAAESPSGAPVWPLQGIETVCMIGYHSAVVVAEAQAKGFTGIDYQKGWPVFRRRAMQDDYFGLPYYRAKGYIPSDKEGEAVSKTLEYAYDDWAMASMAEHLGHADEAKALRARSQNYRNVFDKDTQFMRPKGDDGQWLQPFDPISIGHSKKWRDFTESNAWQATFLNQHDVYNYMDLFGGVQGFEKKLDALFNANPTLPDNAPPDIAGMVGQCAFGNEPCHHMPYLYAYTGSHHKTAAKVRLMLDTMYLPEPDGLPGNEDCGQMSAWYVMSAMGLYAVDPISTNYVFGSPILDRAQVHVGGGKVLTIETQGNGDGKPYIQSVTWNGQPWTKTWISHKDLTAGGTLVFTMGAEPNEAYGKAPEDRPPSFGALAKA
- a CDS encoding autotransporter domain-containing protein, which produces MNRTYQLVWNAALRVVQVASEATKARRPVHLRRSRRSAMAVTALAVALSAALGNPASAQAVLPADPSIQAGNAAFDDSAPNLLVVAQLSPDLAVDWSSFSIGAGGTLRFIQAMGQSSTHVVSGNTVSRLDGRWEAGGDVSLGNDNGIVFTGAYQSPGGALHLTTAQTFAMLPGASIDVHGAGAAAGGDVWLQGDRYLEVSGHIDVSGSTPARRGTLHLATGQDLQLVTTIDSHLLPDGTYGGSGMGQVAAATITGAGGHVDIDSGASLWMRGSVHVAGKANLYSTDVMWFEAPFIADGDITLSSARSISSSSSGSITTSGDLILRAPTVTLEAPVTANRLVLDTPANASVGFVTGPLIVNTMTGTVDGGLHISGGPYSDANRIGLVDHLAVAGTFAMSNTVDTTIRDTLVGSFARIDAPGHDIDATGPGNVFTGAFAAQARDLQLASRAPIRLDGLDVRNATVVSDDAIYLGTRNAATGSISLSANGDVRQDQIVTLTVGGDLSIDANGHDIDLGGWTQPTSSQVNQVGGLVNLDGDHVRYASFTSPTRLGRIDAASNLSLIGVGDFDPRAYIAMGQVTTPATQLLNTRLWIGNGGTTGSLAGDIRLDNSSLLFNRSDRAVFAGDVSGNGLVTQAGAGTLALNGHGSNAAGVRAAWGTLLVGDAAHASAVQDGPVSVAGAATLGGTGRIAGAVTVETNGTLAPGDGIGTLHVGSLLMRNGGRLLMDVGTPGPNFATPGSADAVQVDGDVRFEGSVALNVANAGNMGAGLYRILSWGGQLDESAGQLTLVAQPSGAQMWLARDVINRRIDLFNAQGMTLQFWNADGQKHGLRGGGGPGVWSLTAPNWSDVDALVTGPMLPQPGFAIFDGDANLVTVDDGAGQVSTKGIQFGSSGWIVSGDKLALVADANGQTVVRVGDGSTTSSYMYASILSGLTGNTRLVKADYGTLALNGVNTWTGGLTISGGRLETWADYALGAPRGDITLDGGTLAIESWGWGPLARDIRLDARALAGGIDITDPTNSLTIARPITGTGGLHKMGPGTLVLAAANTYVGPTVVSEGTLVGDAASIRGDITNDGTIIIAQEGIGRTTGDTDGNGTFIKTGSGSFGMEGQSLFTGNTVIEEGTLQVGSPAAVSGVAPGLLGGNVYVASRAVLSGTGTVLGDVLSHGYIMPGDVLHGQATGRLIIAGDVTFSADSTLAIMARTDSASSLAVGGHATIEQGARLVIDAQGAQWVADTKYDVLTAAGGTTGTFASINGNFAFLNTLIAYSESGNISLILRRNAAALEDAAVTPNQRAVAVAAGVLGAGSAVYDRLVALDAASARTAFTSLSGTLHASAQGAVVDNQRQVRDAVTRHLADADLPGGQRADEGRVSTWVSVLGRDADYDGDANAAKVDTSDSGVLFGADLAVGEGGRIGAVLGHVTQNIHERSSRGSADVKGTQFGIYGDVGFDALHLSGGLVQAHHDIDTRRDITIGAETMRGYASRDADTTQGFAELGYRFGAAGRWRAEPFFQASTVRWSGDKATEHGGTGTVVVSGDDAHVTTGRAGVHLGAALDGDARFGLQATLAWQRAWGDTVPEARLRFAEGGPGFTTAGAPLARNAGVVDAGLVVRLAPAVHMDASYTGQFAGKASDHGGRLSLNVTF